The region TGACGGTGTCGGCCTGTCCGGAGAAGTCATTCCTCAAGGTTCGTGCGACTTCCGATCCGGTGCTGAAGTCAGTCATCGTTCAAGACCTTGCTGCTGCCGAGTTCACTCCGGAACATGGCGCGTAGGCTGACCACGATCCCGCCCAGACAGCCCGATTCACTGCTGGATGGTTGCGGATAGGTAGGCCCGGTAGGGAAGCGCGTGCTGCCACGCTGTGTCGCGGGCCGACACGTAGGGTCCTACCTTTGCCGACTCGGTGACGGGCTCGATACTGCTGAAACGATCGTTGTCGTCAAAATTCAAGATAAGAACCGTCGTAGCGTCGAAGAGCCAAAAGTCTTCGTTCGGCAAGTCGAGCTCTCTTGCAATGTCTCTCGGGAGGTAGCGAATGTCTTCGCCTGCCTCGATGTTGTGTGGCGTGACGGACAGCTCGAAGCGCAGAAAATCACTGGGAGGCTTGTCGATGACGCGCACCCTCTCGATCCGTTTGCCGGCGGCGGTCTTCTTCCGGGCGCCATCGAGCCAGTCGCTCAGCCAGTCGATTCCCGGATCCCCGCCGTCAAGAAACGTCTGGAAGGCGGCGTCCTCGGAGGGGACGCCGTACGACCTTCGGACTTCCAATCTGAAGGCGCTGGTCCGGAAGTGCTCCATGAGAAAGTCGAATGATGTCTGGTCTTCCACTTCACTCCCTGCCAAGAAAGCTGCTCAACAACTCTCGGGGTACGCGAACGACGCCCTCGCCCTGCGGTACGGTGCCGATCTCGTCCATGGTGCCGGAGTCTTCGACGATGAATCCTTGGACCAGAAAGTCCCCGGATTCGGTCTCGTAGAGGGTGGGGCAGGTCCCCCCGTTGCATCCGGTAGTGTTGAGGATCTTCAAGGTCACGGACAGCTCCTCAGTTGAGGCCCAATCTCTTCGTCAACAAATCGTTACCGCACTGCGGCTGCCGACGTCAAGACTTCGTCTTCTGATTACGCATGTCGATGAATTTGGACCGCTGGACCGAATGACCTGGTGAAAACACGGGGGTCAGGACTTGGCCCAGCGGAGGATTTCGCCGAGGACCAGGTCCGGCGCCTCCAGGTGGGGGAAGTGACCGACCCCGTCCAACAATCGCCACTCGTACGGGGCGGTCACGTACCGGCCGGAGCCCTGGGCGGTGCGGGGCAGCACGCCCCGGTCCAGTGCGCCGTGCAACTGGAGAGTCGGGGTGACCAGCGGCTCCTGCATCAGCCGGACGAACCGGTAGCCCTGCAACCGCAGCACCGAACGGAACGCCCAGCGGTAACCCTCCAGCGCGCAGAAGGCCGCCTGCGGGATCCGCATCGCCTCCCGACAGCGGTCCGCGTACGCCTCGAACGAGTCACTGGAGACCCACCGCTCGCCGCCCCAGCGGCGCAGGAAGTGGCCGACCAGGGCCGCGTTGTCCTTCGTCAGCACGTGCTCGTAGCGGGGGAGCTGGAACTTCAGCGTCGGCGTCGCGGCCCGGAACTGCCCGCGCGGGTCGGCGAAGACGGCCGTACGCAGCCGCAGCGGGTGCGGTGCGCCGAGCACCACCAGCCGGCGGACCAGACCCGGGTGGAAAGCGGCGGTGGTCCAGCCGACCATGCCCCCGAAACCGGCACCTACGACCACGGCGGAACGTTCACCGAGCCCCCTGATCAG is a window of Micromonospora sp. NBC_01699 DNA encoding:
- a CDS encoding DUF6879 family protein codes for the protein MEDQTSFDFLMEHFRTSAFRLEVRRSYGVPSEDAAFQTFLDGGDPGIDWLSDWLDGARKKTAAGKRIERVRVIDKPPSDFLRFELSVTPHNIEAGEDIRYLPRDIARELDLPNEDFWLFDATTVLILNFDDNDRFSSIEPVTESAKVGPYVSARDTAWQHALPYRAYLSATIQQ
- a CDS encoding alpha/beta fold hydrolase; this encodes MSDQRGGGRQPVVDESRVLVDGPWTHRFVGANGSRFHVVEAGSGPLVLFLHGFPEFWWAWHEMLPAVADAGYRAVAVDLRGYGASDKPPRGYDGYTLAADVAGLIRGLGERSAVVVGAGFGGMVGWTTAAFHPGLVRRLVVLGAPHPLRLRTAVFADPRGQFRAATPTLKFQLPRYEHVLTKDNAALVGHFLRRWGGERWVSSDSFEAYADRCREAMRIPQAAFCALEGYRWAFRSVLRLQGYRFVRLMQEPLVTPTLQLHGALDRGVLPRTAQGSGRYVTAPYEWRLLDGVGHFPHLEAPDLVLGEILRWAKS